The Streptococcus gwangjuense nucleotide sequence ATGCCAGCTTGTTCCTTTATTTCAATGATGCCAATTTCTTTGACAGCTAAGGCAACACTGCCGGCGTAAGCACGAATCAATCCTCCAGCGCCTAGCTTAATGCCTCCAAAGTAGCGTGTCACTACTACACAGACATTAGTAAGATTGTGATTTTCTAGTACCCCAAGCATGGGAACGCCAGCAGTACCACTGGGTTCACCATCATCACTTGTCCGTTTGATTTCACTATGTTCCCCAATAATGAAGGCAGAGCAGTTATGCGTAGCTTTGTAGTGTTCTTTTTTGATGGCAGTAATGAAGTCACGAGCCTCTTCTTCGCTATAAACACGCTTGGCATGACAGATAAAGCGGGATTTTTTGATTTCTTCTAGGACTTGTCCGTCCTCTTTAATTGTTCTAAATTCCATGATTTAATTGTACTAAAAAATTATCTAAAGCGCTAGGTTTTTACGAATAAAGAAGTATGAAAGTAAATCCAAATTATCTCGGTCGGTTGTTTACGGAGAATGAATTAACAGAAGAGGAACGTCAGTTGGCGGAGAAACTTCCAGCAATGAGAAAGGAGAAAGGGAAACTTTTCTGTCAACGTTGTGATAGTGCTATTTTAGATGAATGGTATTTGCCCATCGGTGCTTACTATTGTCGGGAGTGCTTAATTATGAAGCGAATTAGGAGTGATCAAGCTTTATACTATTTCCCACAGGAGGATTTTCCGAAGCAAGATGTTCTTAAATGGCGTGGTCAATTAACTCCTTTTCAAGAGAAGGTGTCAAAGGGATTGATTCAAGCGGTAGATAAGCAGGAACCAACCTTGGTTCACGCTGTAACAGGAGCTGGAAAGACAGAGATGATTTACCAAGTTGTGGCCAAAGTGATTGATGAAGGTGGTGCAGTTTGTTTGGCCAGCCCTAGAATCGATGTGTGTTTGGAGCTGTATAAGCGACTGCAAGATGATTTTGCTTGCGAGATAGCTTTACTACACGGAGAATCAGAACCATATTTTCGAACACCACTAGTTGTTGCAACGACTCATCAGCTGTTAAAATTTTATCATGCTTTTGATTTGCTAATAGTGGATGAAGTAGATGCTTTTCCTTATGTTGACAACCCTACGCTTTACCATGCTGTCAAGAATAGTGTAAAGAAGAATGGCTTGAGAATCTTTTTAACAGCAACTTCTACCGATGAGTTAGATAGGAAGGTTCGCATCGGAGAATTAAAACGATTGAGTTTGCCTAGACGGTTTCATGGAAATCCTTTGATTATTCCTAAACCTGTCTGGTTATCCGATTTTAATCGCTATTTGGATAAGAATCGTTTATCACCAAAGTTAAAGTTTTATATTGAGAAACAGAGAAAGACAGGTTATCCGTTACTCATTTTTGCTTCAGAAATTAAGAAAGGGGAGCAATTGAAAGAAGTCTTACAGAAGGAATTTTCGCATGAGAAAATTGGTTTTGTGTCTTCAGTTACGGAAGATCGATTAGAGCAGGTGCAAGCTTTTCGAGATGGAGAACTGACAATACTTATCAGTACGACAATCTTGGAGCGTGGAGTTACCTTCCCTTGTGTGGATGTTTTTGTAGTAGAAGCCAACCATCGTCTGTTTACCAAATCTAGTTTGATTCAGATTGGTGGACGAGTTGGACGAAGCATGGATAGACCGACAGGAGATTTGCTTTTCTTCCATGACGGGTTAAATGCTTCAATCAAAAAGGCAATTAAGGAAATTCAACAGATGAATAAGGAGGCGAGTCTATGAAGTGTTTATTATGTGGGCAGACTATGAAGGCTGTTTTAACTTTCAGTAGTCTTTTACTTCTGAAGAAT carries:
- a CDS encoding YigZ family protein, which codes for MEFRTIKEDGQVLEEIKKSRFICHAKRVYSEEEARDFITAIKKEHYKATHNCSAFIIGEHSEIKRTSDDGEPSGTAGVPMLGVLENHNLTNVCVVVTRYFGGIKLGAGGLIRAYAGSVALAVKEIGIIEIKEQAGIAIQMSYAQYQEYSNFLKEHDLMELETNFTDQVDTMIYVDKEEKENIKAALVEFFNGKVTLTDQGLREVEVPVNLV
- a CDS encoding DEAD/DEAH box helicase, encoding MKVNPNYLGRLFTENELTEEERQLAEKLPAMRKEKGKLFCQRCDSAILDEWYLPIGAYYCRECLIMKRIRSDQALYYFPQEDFPKQDVLKWRGQLTPFQEKVSKGLIQAVDKQEPTLVHAVTGAGKTEMIYQVVAKVIDEGGAVCLASPRIDVCLELYKRLQDDFACEIALLHGESEPYFRTPLVVATTHQLLKFYHAFDLLIVDEVDAFPYVDNPTLYHAVKNSVKKNGLRIFLTATSTDELDRKVRIGELKRLSLPRRFHGNPLIIPKPVWLSDFNRYLDKNRLSPKLKFYIEKQRKTGYPLLIFASEIKKGEQLKEVLQKEFSHEKIGFVSSVTEDRLEQVQAFRDGELTILISTTILERGVTFPCVDVFVVEANHRLFTKSSLIQIGGRVGRSMDRPTGDLLFFHDGLNASIKKAIKEIQQMNKEASL